The DNA sequence GATTCCCTTAAAGGACTTAACACAAAAGCTTTGCTTGTAAAACGGTACGCACAATGCATTGATTTTAATAGTAGTTTAACAGTTATTagttataaatatttttttctaattcGCTCTGCAGAGTGGAGGAATACGTGAAAAGTGGACGCGATCAAATGGTGATTGATCCCGATCCGGACGAAATttacaccaaaagaaaaaagaggatTGTGAATGTTATGATGAGCAGTACTCCTTCGTCATCACCCAGCGTGAAATACCCAAACGATGGCTGGGGAAATTCTCTGGAAAGAATGTCTTCATTCACCCGTGCAGAAATGATCAGCATATTACGAATTCAGGGAAAAAAGTCGCGAACATCCAACATCATTCTATtccaacaaatttaaaaaaggcgAAAACTTTTTTGACCGATCAATATTTAAAAGATATAGAGGCAACTAGCGATCAAAGGCATTTTTATCTCCGAGCGAAGTGCTATCATAGCTTTAAAAAATCCGAGGCCCCTCATGATCTTCGCTTTTGTTTATGTCTTGTGTCGGGCCAAGTTGTTCATGAGTGCAAAGTGTTCCTGCAAAGCTGGCCAAGTAGGATACTGCAATCATGTCCTTGCATTAATGTCACAGCACTACTTGAGGACGCCATTTTAAGAGGATTTAGCTCTGATAAGACCGGAATATCTTATGACAAATCTCCTGACAGCCGCTACTAAAATTTTCCAGACTTCGAAATGTGGCCTACCAAACCTCGTTTTCATGTATTAGAACCTAGGTTGTTCCGcgtgtccgccatttttgaatAGGGTCTATACACTTTCGATATTCAGTACTGATTTCCTGGCCTATAGATTTGACAATACTCCTATGCTAATGAGGCAAAAAATGtcaacaaagattcgcctattaaCCTTGGGACTAATTAAGTTTTGTGAACAGAAGGCTTGGAAGCAATGGCCATGATCACAAAATATACAAATTGAAGCCAAGTTCTTGAAAGGTCCAACATTTATCTAGTTAATCAGTAGGCCTTTTTCCTATCATCAGCACAGTCACTGTTACTGGTGAATGCCTAAGaccaaaatgttttattaaattttgcctttttattcttttttattgtcatAAGTTGTTTATCCTTGACCTTTCTTAACTTTTCACCAATTCCACATGTTATAAAATTAACAGATTATTTATATATCTGTTAAGAGTTGAGCCTGGGGAGATTGGTCCAAACTCATTCCTTAAGCCAGTAAATTAGGATGCTACTAAATTATAGGCAACAAGGCTGTATAGTGCAATACTTggatatttttatttcttacagGTAATCTTCACAAATGGGTCTTTGCCCCTCGTGGGTGTGCCTTTCT is a window from the Acropora palmata chromosome 1, jaAcrPala1.3, whole genome shotgun sequence genome containing:
- the LOC141879550 gene encoding uncharacterized protein LOC141879550, with amino-acid sequence MASSSSAVNDSVILTEDDIPGASLAGRNPSSLKNEELRFWLRCRGDSLKGLNTKALLVKRVEEYVKSGRDQMVIDPDPDEIYTKRKKRIVNVMMSSTPSSSPSVKYPNDGWGNSLERMSSFTRAEMISILRIQGKKSRTSNIILFQQI